A stretch of the Bordetella genomosp. 8 genome encodes the following:
- a CDS encoding chemotaxis protein CheA, which yields MDMEQALQTFITESRELLGEMESALLVVADVDDPCDAINAIFRAAHTIKGSAGLFGIDDIVAFTHQVESVLDRVREGGIAIDGDLVALMLACGDHIGSLVERVADHRQEADPDLQSEAAALLPRLAAYLEAGAAAGAAACPPCADDGAAMAEGLDGVSAGIAVGASVDDAAAVGDHWHISLRFHEGVLRNGMDPLSFVRYLHKLGRVTGVACQTGRLPTLEAMDPEACYLGLEIGLDSPADKATIESTFEFVLDDCDIRIIPPRSRMADYMLMIEELGEEPVMLGEMLVRCGTLTPRELEEALHAQRSGTADGPLGEILVRQQTVAEPVVDRALAKQRQAKDSKSQESRSMRIDAEKLDHLIGLVGELITASSGAGVAAARAGNAELQACNAQVAALVEAVRDSTLQLRMVKIGATFNRFRRVVHDVSRSLGKHIELVVRGEDTELDKTVVERIGDPLTHLVRNAMDHGIESPQARAAAGKPAHGTITLDARHESGHIVIQVGDDGAGLNRERIVAKAIERGLIEDGRGMRDEDVYRLIFEPGFSTAPAVTDLSGRGVGMDVVKRNIEALRGSVEVTSRAGQGSTVAVRLPLTLAIIDGFQVAVGRSLFVLPLDMVDECIAYTPVQGRDYTDLRGRVLPFIRLRRMFDLPGQPTARENIVVVRHGGDRIGLVVDTLLGETQAVIKPLSRLFAQARGISGSSILGSGEVALILDVPALMAEARNSATAGHARMSA from the coding sequence ATGGACATGGAACAGGCACTGCAAACCTTCATCACCGAGAGCCGCGAGCTCTTGGGCGAGATGGAGTCCGCGCTATTGGTCGTCGCGGACGTCGACGATCCCTGCGATGCCATCAACGCGATCTTTCGCGCGGCGCACACCATCAAGGGCTCGGCCGGCCTGTTCGGCATCGATGACATCGTCGCCTTCACCCACCAGGTCGAGAGCGTCCTGGACCGGGTGCGGGAAGGCGGCATCGCGATCGATGGCGACCTGGTGGCGCTGATGCTGGCCTGCGGCGACCATATCGGCAGCCTGGTGGAGCGGGTCGCGGACCACCGCCAGGAAGCGGATCCGGACCTGCAAAGCGAAGCGGCGGCCCTGCTGCCGCGGCTGGCGGCCTATCTGGAAGCCGGGGCGGCAGCCGGAGCAGCCGCCTGCCCGCCCTGCGCGGACGACGGCGCGGCGATGGCAGAGGGCCTGGACGGCGTATCGGCGGGCATTGCGGTGGGTGCATCGGTCGACGATGCGGCCGCCGTCGGCGACCACTGGCACATTTCCCTGCGCTTCCACGAAGGCGTCCTGCGCAATGGCATGGACCCATTGTCCTTCGTACGCTACCTGCACAAGCTGGGTCGCGTCACCGGCGTGGCCTGCCAGACGGGACGTCTGCCGACGCTGGAAGCCATGGACCCGGAAGCCTGCTACCTGGGGCTGGAGATCGGCCTGGACAGCCCGGCCGACAAGGCCACCATCGAGAGCACCTTCGAATTCGTACTGGACGATTGCGACATCCGCATCATTCCGCCGCGCAGCCGCATGGCCGACTACATGCTGATGATCGAGGAACTCGGCGAAGAGCCCGTCATGCTGGGCGAAATGCTGGTGCGTTGCGGCACCCTGACGCCGCGCGAACTCGAGGAGGCCTTGCATGCCCAGCGCAGCGGCACGGCCGACGGGCCGCTGGGTGAAATCCTGGTGCGCCAGCAGACGGTGGCGGAACCGGTAGTGGATCGCGCGCTGGCCAAGCAACGCCAGGCCAAGGACAGCAAGTCGCAGGAAAGCCGCTCGATGCGCATCGACGCGGAGAAGCTGGATCACCTGATCGGGCTGGTGGGGGAATTGATCACCGCGTCGTCCGGGGCCGGCGTGGCGGCGGCCCGCGCCGGCAATGCCGAGCTCCAGGCCTGCAATGCCCAGGTGGCCGCCCTGGTCGAGGCCGTGCGCGACAGCACGCTGCAACTGCGCATGGTGAAGATAGGCGCCACCTTCAACCGCTTCCGGCGCGTGGTGCACGACGTCTCGCGCAGCCTGGGCAAGCACATCGAACTGGTGGTGCGCGGCGAGGACACCGAACTGGACAAGACGGTGGTCGAACGCATCGGCGATCCGCTCACCCACCTGGTGCGCAACGCCATGGATCACGGCATCGAGTCGCCGCAGGCGCGCGCGGCGGCGGGCAAGCCCGCGCACGGCACCATCACGTTGGACGCGCGCCATGAATCCGGCCACATCGTGATCCAGGTCGGCGACGACGGCGCCGGCCTGAACCGCGAGCGCATCGTCGCCAAGGCCATCGAACGCGGGCTGATCGAAGACGGCCGCGGCATGCGCGACGAAGACGTCTACAGGCTGATCTTCGAGCCGGGGTTTTCCACGGCGCCGGCCGTCACCGACCTGTCGGGGCGCGGCGTCGGCATGGACGTGGTCAAGCGCAACATCGAGGCCTTGCGCGGCAGCGTCGAAGTCACCAGCCGCGCCGGGCAGGGCAGCACGGTCGCGGTGCGGCTGCCGCTGACGCTGGCCATCATCGACGGCTTCCAGGTGGCGGTGGGGCGCTCGCTCTTCGTGCTGCCGCTCGATATGGTGGACGAATGCATCGCCTATACGCCGGTGCAGGGCCGCGACTACACCGACCTGCGGGGCCGGGTGCTGCCTTTCATACGCCTGCGCCGCATGTTCGACCTGCCGGGGCAGCCCACTGCGCGAGAGAACATCGTCGTGGTCCGCCACGGCGGCGACCGCATCGGGCTGGTGGTGGACACCCTGCTGGGCGAGACGCAGGCGGTGATCAAGCCCTTGTCGCGCCTGTTCGCGCAGGCGCGCGGCATCAGCGGCTCCAGCATCCTGGGCAGCGGCGAAGTCGCATTGATCCTGGACGTCCCGGCCCTGATGGCCGAGGCGCGCAATTCCGCAACCGCGGGCCATGCCCGCATGTCCGCTTGA
- a CDS encoding STAS domain-containing protein: MPNVHLRLDGELTIYTAQDVRQRLLQALSADDAPAALRLDLRDVTEADTAGLQLLLAARAYARARGREVRLAGMAPSVESAIQLLGLEDAFADARDDLAPDGICADLYAAARAGATASPA, translated from the coding sequence GTGCCCAACGTCCACCTGCGCCTTGACGGCGAACTCACCATCTACACCGCGCAGGATGTGCGGCAGCGCCTCCTGCAGGCGCTGTCGGCGGATGACGCTCCCGCCGCGCTGCGGCTGGACCTGCGCGACGTGACGGAAGCCGACACGGCCGGCCTGCAATTGCTGCTGGCGGCGCGCGCTTATGCGCGGGCTCGTGGCCGGGAAGTCCGCCTGGCCGGCATGGCGCCCAGCGTCGAGTCCGCCATCCAGCTGCTGGGCCTGGAAGACGCGTTCGCGGATGCGCGCGACGATCTGGCGCCCGATGGCATCTGCGCCGACCTGTACGCCGCCGCGCGCGCCGGCGCGACGGCATCGCCGGCCTGA
- a CDS encoding response regulator → MAKTILIVDDSASVRQVVGIALRGAGYDVIEGRDGQDALSKLTGQKVHLIISDVNMPQMDGITFLKEVKQLPAYRFTPVIMLTTESQEAKKREGQLAGAKAWVVKPFQPAQLLGAVEKLILP, encoded by the coding sequence ATGGCCAAGACCATCCTCATCGTCGACGACTCCGCCTCGGTGCGGCAGGTGGTCGGCATCGCGCTGCGCGGCGCGGGCTACGACGTGATCGAGGGACGCGACGGCCAGGACGCCCTGTCCAAGCTGACGGGCCAGAAAGTGCACCTGATCATCAGCGACGTGAACATGCCGCAGATGGATGGCATCACCTTCCTGAAAGAGGTCAAGCAACTGCCCGCGTATCGCTTCACGCCGGTGATCATGCTCACCACGGAAAGCCAGGAAGCCAAGAAGCGCGAAGGCCAACTGGCCGGCGCCAAGGCCTGGGTGGTCAAGCCCTTCCAGCCCGCGCAGCTGCTGGGCGCCGTCGAAAAACTGATTCTGCCCTGA
- a CDS encoding methyl-accepting chemotaxis protein, translating to MNIAGFSWSSAAAPVLGIAGGAATAWAGAWATQPLAAAGALVVAGLLAGYAARRGAGSQDLDVDAHVQNLASFCGDLAPVWSRQIESSRTQMETAVTALSMRFGEISTRLDQTLKLSTRDSSGHGESAAGVSARSAEQLHTVVDQLSASMKTKVELLGKVQGLKGFVDELQGMVQAIGQITQQTNLLAINATIEAAHAGSLGRGFATVAQEVRALSKQSGETGARIAEKIAFIGDAIVATCAAAEESTRSEQAAIAASEGTIQEVLERFRSFADGLGRTTDLLREESQGIQEEVSQALVQLQFQDRVGQVMSHVGANIERLPAVMQDYGEACAAAGELRPLDAAPLLSELERTYAMADERDIHQGAAPSPAARTTQSAPAAASTDITFF from the coding sequence ATGAATATCGCCGGATTCTCCTGGTCCTCCGCCGCCGCGCCGGTGCTGGGCATTGCGGGCGGCGCCGCCACCGCCTGGGCGGGCGCCTGGGCCACCCAGCCCCTGGCCGCGGCCGGCGCCCTGGTCGTGGCCGGCTTGCTGGCGGGCTACGCGGCCCGACGCGGCGCTGGCAGCCAGGACCTGGACGTGGACGCCCACGTGCAAAACCTGGCGTCCTTCTGCGGCGACCTGGCACCAGTGTGGTCGCGCCAGATCGAGTCGTCGCGCACCCAGATGGAAACCGCGGTCACCGCCCTGAGCATGCGCTTCGGTGAAATCTCCACGCGGCTGGACCAGACCCTGAAGCTGTCCACGCGCGACAGCAGCGGCCATGGCGAATCGGCCGCCGGCGTGTCGGCGCGCAGCGCCGAGCAGTTGCACACCGTGGTGGACCAGTTGAGCGCGAGCATGAAGACCAAGGTCGAGCTGCTGGGCAAGGTCCAGGGCCTGAAGGGCTTCGTCGACGAGCTGCAGGGCATGGTGCAGGCCATCGGCCAGATCACGCAGCAGACCAATCTGCTGGCCATCAACGCCACCATCGAAGCCGCCCATGCCGGCAGCCTGGGCCGGGGCTTTGCCACGGTGGCGCAGGAGGTGCGCGCCCTGTCCAAGCAGTCGGGCGAGACCGGCGCGCGCATCGCCGAGAAAATCGCCTTCATCGGCGACGCCATCGTCGCCACCTGCGCAGCCGCGGAAGAGTCCACCCGCAGCGAGCAGGCCGCCATCGCCGCGTCGGAAGGCACCATACAGGAAGTCCTGGAACGGTTCCGCTCCTTCGCCGACGGCCTGGGCCGGACGACCGACCTGCTGCGCGAGGAAAGCCAGGGCATCCAGGAAGAGGTCAGCCAGGCGCTGGTGCAGCTGCAGTTCCAGGATCGCGTCGGCCAGGTGATGTCGCACGTCGGCGCGAACATCGAGCGGCTGCCCGCCGTCATGCAGGACTATGGCGAGGCCTGCGCGGCCGCCGGCGAATTGCGGCCGCTGGACGCGGCGCCGCTGCTGTCCGAGCTGGAGCGCACCTACGCCATGGCCGACGAGCGCGACATACACCAGGGCGCGGCCCCATCGCCGGCCGCAAGGACGACCCAGTCCGCCCCGGCGGCGGCGTCGACGGACATTACTTTTTTCTGA
- a CDS encoding AraC family transcriptional regulator produces MLSSTEPPPGQPPGPGLPALLPPAAGMMAGMVAHPAVPTIRPVTLRQLLSEVARRGRDPRPLCDGLGFGPDDLEQDGFFVSGRQATQLIRRALPVLGDPALGLEMGAGVNIVSWGLVTLGLMACASSRQLLDFAIEHQHHAGCLPSLHGEETGQAFRLVARAPVADRDVAIFLVDKALASLTQLGRQVVGTHFNPNRVDLVRERPSYGAVYERVFRCPVRFGSAENRIYFPVEPYAVRSADAVVLRQVRHELARAATPSGVCVMQACVVQAIRRDLAAPPPLNAIAASLHISERTLRRRLAERGSSYAELLCQERRARALALVAHSTRSVQQIALECGFSDARTLQRAFKRWTGYSPMAFRDQARLRPLETDPAA; encoded by the coding sequence ATGCTCAGTAGCACTGAACCCCCACCGGGCCAGCCTCCCGGCCCCGGCCTCCCCGCCCTGCTCCCGCCCGCCGCGGGCATGATGGCGGGGATGGTGGCGCACCCGGCCGTGCCCACCATCCGCCCCGTCACCCTGCGGCAGCTGTTGAGCGAAGTGGCACGGCGCGGCAGGGACCCGCGCCCGCTGTGCGACGGCCTGGGCTTCGGGCCGGACGACCTGGAGCAGGACGGGTTTTTCGTTTCCGGCAGGCAGGCGACGCAGTTGATCCGGCGAGCCCTGCCCGTGCTGGGCGATCCCGCGCTGGGACTGGAAATGGGCGCCGGGGTCAACATCGTTTCCTGGGGGCTGGTCACGCTGGGCCTGATGGCGTGCGCGTCCTCGCGCCAGTTGCTGGACTTCGCCATCGAGCACCAGCACCACGCCGGCTGCCTGCCCAGCCTGCATGGCGAAGAAACCGGCCAGGCTTTCCGGCTGGTGGCGCGCGCGCCCGTCGCCGATCGCGACGTGGCCATCTTCCTGGTGGACAAGGCCCTGGCGTCGCTGACGCAACTCGGCCGCCAGGTCGTGGGCACGCACTTCAACCCCAACCGGGTGGACCTGGTGAGGGAGCGGCCGTCCTATGGCGCGGTCTATGAACGGGTCTTTCGTTGCCCGGTCCGTTTCGGCAGCGCCGAAAACCGCATCTATTTTCCCGTCGAGCCCTATGCCGTGCGCAGCGCCGACGCGGTGGTACTGCGCCAGGTACGGCACGAACTGGCACGCGCCGCCACGCCATCCGGCGTCTGCGTGATGCAGGCCTGCGTGGTGCAGGCCATCCGGCGCGACCTGGCCGCGCCGCCGCCGCTGAACGCGATCGCCGCATCGCTGCACATCAGCGAACGCACGCTGCGCCGCCGACTGGCCGAACGGGGCAGCAGCTATGCCGAACTGCTATGCCAGGAGCGCCGCGCGCGCGCCCTGGCGCTGGTCGCGCACTCCACGCGCAGCGTCCAGCAGATCGCGCTGGAGTGCGGATTCAGCGACGCCCGCACCTTGCAGCGGGCCTTCAAGCGCTGGACGGGGTACAGCCCCATGGCCTTCCGCGACCAGGCACGGCTGCGGCCGCTCGAGACGGACCCCGCGGCCTGA
- a CDS encoding aminotransferase class V-fold PLP-dependent enzyme, which produces MNATPPTAAADPGPLSDTAIDALRARTPGTRTTVHFNHAGSSLPSVDTLEAMRTQMWREAEMGPIEAGAAAREQAEQARILAATLLHARPAEIALTTGNSVGWGSAFAGLGDWKPGDRILVARHEWGGNIAAMHVAAVRHGARIETIPSDDTGMADPRALEAMIDEHGGERVRAICVTWMPANGGLINPAAAIGAVARRHGIPYFVDAAQVLGQLPVDVNEVGCDVLTGVGRKALRGPRETGLLYIRQDFLPRLSATLADTHTAPLDDDGLPVMRTDAARFEPSERSYVLRCGLANALREALDIGIHNIRARVDRNARALRGLLADIPGVDVLDQGLDPHRSGLVSFAVAGRDVAAVMRELAGQGISISGNGPAYTPLDMRARGLAEIARASVSYLTTDDEMDRLAEALRALARTA; this is translated from the coding sequence ATGAACGCCACACCCCCCACCGCGGCGGCCGATCCAGGTCCGCTCAGCGATACCGCCATCGACGCCTTGCGCGCCCGCACGCCGGGCACGCGCACGACGGTGCACTTCAATCACGCGGGTTCGTCGCTGCCTTCCGTCGACACGCTGGAAGCCATGCGCACGCAGATGTGGCGCGAGGCCGAGATGGGCCCGATCGAAGCCGGCGCGGCGGCCCGCGAGCAGGCGGAACAGGCGCGCATCCTGGCGGCGACGCTGCTGCATGCGCGACCCGCGGAAATCGCATTGACCACCGGCAATTCCGTGGGCTGGGGCAGCGCCTTCGCGGGGCTGGGGGATTGGAAGCCCGGCGATCGCATACTGGTCGCGCGCCATGAGTGGGGCGGCAATATCGCCGCGATGCACGTGGCCGCCGTGCGCCACGGCGCGCGCATCGAAACCATTCCGTCCGACGATACCGGCATGGCGGACCCGCGCGCGCTGGAGGCCATGATCGACGAACATGGTGGCGAACGCGTGCGGGCGATCTGCGTGACCTGGATGCCGGCCAACGGCGGCCTGATCAATCCCGCGGCCGCCATCGGCGCGGTGGCGCGCCGCCACGGCATTCCGTATTTCGTGGATGCCGCGCAGGTCCTGGGGCAACTACCCGTCGACGTGAATGAAGTCGGCTGCGACGTCCTGACCGGCGTCGGCCGCAAGGCGCTGCGCGGCCCGCGCGAAACGGGGCTGCTGTATATCCGCCAGGACTTCCTGCCGCGGCTGAGCGCCACGCTGGCCGACACGCACACCGCGCCGCTGGACGACGATGGCCTGCCCGTGATGCGAACCGACGCGGCGCGTTTCGAGCCTTCCGAACGATCCTACGTACTGCGCTGCGGGCTCGCCAACGCCCTGCGCGAAGCGCTGGATATCGGCATCCACAACATAAGGGCACGCGTGGACCGCAATGCGCGAGCCCTGCGCGGGCTGCTGGCGGACATCCCGGGCGTCGACGTCCTCGACCAGGGCCTGGACCCGCACCGCTCGGGTCTGGTGTCGTTCGCCGTGGCGGGACGCGATGTCGCCGCCGTGATGCGCGAGCTGGCCGGGCAGGGCATTTCCATCAGCGGCAACGGTCCGGCCTATACGCCGCTGGATATGCGGGCGCGCGGCCTGGCCGAGATCGCCCGCGCGTCGGTGAGCTACCTGACCACCGACGACGAGATGGACAGGTTGGCCGAAGCCCTGCGCGCATTGGCGCGGACGGCTTGA
- a CDS encoding M20 family metallopeptidase, which produces MTRDAAIARADDYFQSGGFRECLARRIAMPTESQNPDRAADLAAYLDTEMRPAFQAMGFECRTLTHPKARAPFLYAERIEDPALPTVLGYGHGDVIRGLDAEWREGLSPWQLTESQGRWYGRGIADNKGQHTVNMEALRSVLDTRGKLGFNAKFLVEMGEENGSPGLRQVCEDHRDLLAADLLIASDGPRLRAERPTVFLGARGGLNFDMTIEAREGGHHSGNWGGLLSNPGIQLAHAIACIVSPTGQIRIPAWVPKELPASVRRVLADCDVDGGADGPAIDPDWGEPGLTPAEQVYGWCSFEVLAFKTGNPETPVNAIPPRAWARCQLRFVVGVDTDELLPALRRHLDRHGFPMVQLTLTRESMFTATRLDPDDPWVRWTVESLEKTGGKKPAILPNLGGSLPNDIFTDVLGLRTIWVPHSYPSCAQHAPNEHLPPELLREGLRLMTGLYWDLGSGQTPAVQRA; this is translated from the coding sequence ATGACCCGCGACGCCGCGATCGCCCGCGCCGACGACTACTTCCAATCCGGCGGATTCCGCGAATGCCTGGCCCGCCGTATCGCCATGCCCACCGAAAGCCAGAACCCGGATCGCGCCGCGGACCTGGCCGCCTATCTCGATACGGAAATGCGGCCCGCCTTCCAGGCCATGGGCTTCGAATGCCGCACGCTGACGCATCCCAAGGCGCGCGCGCCTTTCCTGTATGCGGAAAGAATCGAGGACCCCGCGCTCCCCACGGTGCTGGGCTACGGGCACGGCGACGTCATCCGGGGCCTGGATGCCGAGTGGCGCGAAGGCCTGTCGCCCTGGCAACTGACGGAATCGCAGGGTCGCTGGTATGGCCGCGGCATCGCCGACAACAAAGGCCAGCATACGGTCAACATGGAAGCGCTGCGCAGCGTGCTCGACACCCGGGGCAAGCTCGGCTTCAATGCCAAGTTCCTGGTGGAGATGGGCGAGGAAAACGGCTCGCCCGGCCTGCGCCAGGTTTGCGAAGACCACCGCGACCTGCTCGCGGCAGACCTGCTCATCGCATCGGACGGCCCGCGGCTGCGCGCGGAACGGCCGACCGTCTTCCTGGGTGCGCGCGGCGGCCTGAACTTCGACATGACTATCGAGGCCCGCGAAGGCGGGCACCATTCCGGCAACTGGGGCGGCCTGCTCTCCAACCCCGGCATCCAGCTGGCGCATGCCATCGCCTGCATCGTCTCCCCTACCGGCCAGATCCGCATTCCGGCCTGGGTGCCCAAGGAACTGCCCGCATCGGTGCGGCGCGTGCTGGCCGACTGCGACGTCGATGGCGGCGCGGACGGCCCCGCCATCGACCCGGACTGGGGCGAGCCGGGCCTGACGCCGGCCGAGCAGGTCTATGGCTGGTGTTCTTTCGAGGTCCTGGCCTTCAAGACCGGCAATCCGGAAACGCCGGTCAACGCGATCCCGCCGCGCGCCTGGGCGCGCTGCCAGTTGCGCTTCGTCGTCGGCGTCGATACCGACGAGCTGCTGCCCGCGCTGCGGCGGCATCTCGATCGCCACGGTTTCCCCATGGTCCAACTGACCCTGACGCGCGAGAGCATGTTCACGGCGACGCGCCTGGATCCCGACGATCCCTGGGTGCGGTGGACCGTCGAGTCCCTGGAGAAGACAGGCGGTAAAAAACCCGCCATCCTGCCCAACCTGGGCGGCTCGCTACCCAACGACATCTTCACGGACGTCCTGGGCCTGCGCACCATCTGGGTTCCGCATTCCTATCCTTCCTGCGCGCAGCATGCGCCCAACGAACACCTGCCGCCAGAGCTGCTGCGTGAGGGCCTGCGGCTGATGACGGGCCTGTATTGGGATCTGGGTTCCGGGCAGACGCCGGCCGTGCAGCGCGCGTGA
- a CDS encoding helix-turn-helix transcriptional regulator has translation MTKTTAARAAPASTEASAAGAAPRGKSPRRAPAGPAGALRPYYVVADALAALFSPFVEAVVHDMRTNSVVYVAHPFSPRAAGDPSDLDEVDFAPDASVIGPYEKINWDGRRIKSVTAVLRDEQDRAIGLLCVNADVTEFDAVRRMLDGFLRVPDQRPRPDDLFRNDWHERLNRYVADWIAAHNTTVARLDREQRRSLIEDLYRTGAFEGKRAPAYVAGVLGISRATVYAELAALKGTAA, from the coding sequence TTGACGAAGACGACGGCGGCAAGAGCAGCACCGGCATCAACGGAAGCGTCGGCGGCAGGCGCGGCGCCACGCGGCAAGAGCCCACGGCGGGCGCCGGCCGGCCCCGCCGGTGCGTTGCGGCCCTACTACGTCGTCGCCGACGCGCTGGCCGCGCTGTTCAGTCCTTTCGTGGAAGCGGTCGTGCACGATATGCGCACGAACAGCGTGGTCTACGTCGCGCACCCGTTCTCGCCGCGCGCGGCCGGCGATCCTTCCGATCTGGATGAAGTGGATTTCGCGCCTGACGCATCGGTGATCGGTCCCTACGAGAAAATCAATTGGGACGGCCGTCGCATCAAGTCGGTGACCGCGGTGCTGCGCGATGAGCAGGATCGCGCGATAGGCCTGCTCTGCGTGAATGCCGACGTGACGGAATTCGATGCGGTGCGCCGCATGCTGGACGGCTTCCTGCGCGTGCCGGACCAGCGTCCGCGTCCGGACGACCTGTTCCGCAACGATTGGCACGAACGTCTCAATCGCTATGTGGCGGACTGGATCGCGGCGCACAACACCACGGTGGCGCGGCTGGATCGGGAGCAGCGGCGTAGCCTGATCGAGGACCTGTATCGCACCGGCGCGTTCGAAGGCAAGCGGGCGCCGGCCTATGTGGCCGGCGTGCTCGGCATCAGTCGCGCGACGGTGTATGCCGAACTGGCGGCGCTCAAGGGCACGGCTGCTTAG
- a CDS encoding threonine/serine dehydratase → MQDLSAAIMAAHAAIRPHVPFSPLERSGALSAALDCDVRLKCDHLLPIGAFKVRGATNKISVLGEAARKTGVVTASTGNHGMAAAWAGARAGVPVTVYVPATAVRGKLDAIERLGARLVIVDAPPIEAERQARRYGAEHGIPYISPYNDFHIIAGQGTIGVEIAEQAGADVLDAVFVCVGGGGLVSGLGTAIKHLSPRTRVVGVWPENSQCMLRALEAGRIVDVEEQPTLSDATAGAVEEGSITFPICQQVIDDRVTVSETEIAKAMRAVAETDHWMVEGAAGVALAGLMQRKDEWRGKKVAVVLCGRNISVEKFVEAVG, encoded by the coding sequence ATGCAGGACTTGTCCGCCGCCATCATGGCCGCCCATGCCGCCATCCGCCCGCACGTGCCGTTTTCCCCGTTGGAACGCAGCGGCGCCCTGTCCGCCGCGCTGGACTGCGACGTCCGGCTCAAGTGCGACCACCTGCTGCCCATCGGGGCCTTCAAGGTGCGCGGGGCCACCAACAAGATCAGCGTTCTGGGCGAAGCCGCGCGCAAGACCGGTGTGGTCACCGCGTCGACCGGCAATCATGGCATGGCGGCCGCATGGGCGGGGGCGCGGGCCGGCGTACCGGTCACGGTCTATGTGCCGGCCACGGCCGTGCGCGGCAAGCTCGACGCCATCGAAAGGCTGGGCGCCCGGCTCGTCATCGTGGACGCTCCGCCCATCGAAGCGGAACGGCAGGCGCGCCGCTACGGCGCCGAGCATGGCATTCCGTACATCTCGCCCTACAACGATTTCCACATCATCGCGGGCCAAGGCACCATCGGCGTCGAGATCGCCGAACAGGCCGGCGCCGACGTGCTGGACGCGGTATTCGTATGCGTGGGCGGCGGCGGCCTGGTCAGCGGCCTGGGAACCGCCATCAAGCACCTGTCGCCCCGAACCCGCGTGGTCGGCGTCTGGCCGGAAAACTCCCAGTGCATGCTGCGCGCCCTGGAAGCCGGCCGCATCGTCGACGTCGAGGAACAACCCACCTTGTCCGACGCCACCGCCGGCGCCGTGGAAGAAGGCTCCATCACCTTCCCCATCTGCCAACAGGTCATCGACGACCGGGTCACGGTTTCCGAAACAGAAATCGCCAAGGCGATGCGCGCCGTCGCGGAAACCGATCACTGGATGGTGGAAGGCGCAGCCGGCGTGGCGCTGGCCGGGCTGATGCAGCGCAAGGACGAATGGCGTGGCAAGAAAGTCGCAGTGGTGTTGTGCGGGCGGAATATCAGCGTGGAGAAGTTCGTTGAGGCGGTAGGCTGA
- a CDS encoding type II toxin-antitoxin system VapC family toxin, translating to MSGTKSPLFMLDTDVCSYLIRGHSRSVDARFRNTNPDRVCISVITRGELLYGIARRPDAKRLALLVSRFLDAMPVIPWESGAADVYANVRAQLEAAGTPIGYADTMIAAHAIDSNAVLVTNNARHYERIDITGFKYESWAGDPP from the coding sequence ATGTCCGGCACGAAGTCCCCGCTGTTCATGTTGGATACGGACGTATGTAGCTATTTGATCCGCGGGCATAGTCGCTCGGTGGATGCTCGTTTTCGTAATACGAACCCTGACCGGGTTTGTATTTCAGTCATCACTCGTGGAGAACTCCTCTACGGCATCGCACGCAGGCCCGATGCGAAGCGATTGGCGCTATTGGTCAGTCGTTTCCTGGATGCGATGCCCGTCATCCCATGGGAGTCAGGCGCTGCCGATGTTTACGCCAACGTGCGAGCGCAGCTGGAAGCAGCCGGTACGCCGATCGGATATGCGGATACCATGATTGCTGCCCACGCAATCGACTCGAACGCTGTGCTGGTGACCAATAACGCGAGGCACTACGAGCGTATAGATATAACGGGCTTCAAGTATGAAAGCTGGGCCGGAGACCCGCCCTGA
- a CDS encoding antitoxin: MAITKKTKVFKSGNSWAVRLPSGFSFTAETVYITRDDATGAVTITEQPHASAWDAFFKLRDETLVPADYMADRPLNQPTVPGGIFDDWKE, from the coding sequence ATGGCGATCACCAAAAAAACCAAAGTGTTCAAGTCGGGCAACAGCTGGGCCGTGCGTTTACCCTCCGGTTTCAGCTTCACCGCGGAAACGGTCTACATCACTCGCGACGATGCCACCGGTGCTGTAACCATCACGGAACAGCCGCATGCCTCCGCGTGGGATGCCTTCTTCAAGCTGCGAGACGAAACCTTGGTACCGGCAGACTACATGGCGGACCGGCCTCTCAACCAGCCGACCGTCCCAGGCGGCATCTTCGATGACTGGAAAGAGTGA